The following proteins come from a genomic window of Bos mutus isolate GX-2022 chromosome 23, NWIPB_WYAK_1.1, whole genome shotgun sequence:
- the SCUBE3 gene encoding signal peptide, CUB and EGF-like domain-containing protein 3 isoform X3, giving the protein MGSGRVPGLCLLVLLVHARAAQHSKAVQDVDECVEGTDNCHIDAICQNTPRSYKCICKSGYTGDGKHCKDVDECEREDNAGCVHDCVNIPGNYRCTCYDGFHLAHDGHNCLDVDECAEGNGGCQQSCVNMMGSYECHCREGFFLSDNQHTCIQRPEEGMNCMNKNHGCAHICRETPKGGIACECRPGFELTKNQRDCKLTCNYGNGGCQHTCDDTEQGPRCGCHVKFVLHTDGKTCIETCAVNNGGCDSKCHDAATGVHCSCPVGFMLQPDRKTCKDIDECRLNNGGCDHICRNTVGSFECSCKKGYKLLINERNCQDIDECSFDRTCDHICVNTPGSFQCLCRHGYLLYGVTHCGDVDECSINRGGCRFGCVNTPGSYQCTCPAGQGRLHWNGKDCTEPVKCQSSPGASKAMLSCNRSGKKDTCALTCPSRARFLPESENGFTVSCGIPSPRAAPARASHAGNSTNSNHCHEAAVLTVKQRASFKIKDAKCHLHLRNKGKTEETSRITGPGGAPCSDCQVTFIHLKCDSSRKGKGRRARTPPGKEVTRLTLELEAEVRAEETTAGCGLPCLRQRMERRLKGSLKMLRKSINQDRFLLRLAGLDYELAHKPGPVAGERVEPVEACRPGQHRSGAKCVSCPQGTYYHGQTEQCVPCPAGTFQEREGQLSCDLCPGSDAHGPLGATNVTTCAGQCSPGQHSADGFKPCQPCPRGTYQPEAGRTLCFPCGGGLTTKHEGAISFQDCDTKVQCSPGHYYNTSIHRCIRCAMGSYQPDFRQNFCTRCPGNTSTDFDGSTSVTQCKNRQCGGELGEFTGYIESPNYPGNYPAGVECVWNINPPPKRKILIVVPEIFLPSEDECGDVLVMRKNSSPSSITTYETCQTYERPIAFTARSRKLWINFKTSEANSARGFQIPYVTYDEDYEQLVEDIVRDGRLYASENHQEILKDKKLIKAFFEVLAHPQNYFKYTEKHKEMLPKSFIKLLRSKVSSFLRPYK; this is encoded by the exons ATGTGGACGAGTGTGTGGAAGGGACCGACAACTGCCACATCGACGCCATCTGCCAGAACACCCCACGGTCGTACAAGTGCATCTGCAAGTCTGGCTACACGGGGGACGGTAAACACTGCAAAG ATGTGGATGAGTGCGAACGGGAGGATAATGCAGGTTGTGTGCATGACTGTGTCAACATCCCTGGCAATTACCGATGCACCTGCTATGATGGATTCCACCTGGCACATGATGGACACAACTGTCTGG ATGTGGACGAGTGTGCCGAGGGCAACGGCGGCTGTCAGCAAAGCTGTGTCAACATGATGGGCAGCTACGAGTGCCACTGCCGGGAGGGCTTCTTCCTCAGCGACAACCAGCACACCTGCATCCAGCGGCCGGAAG AAGGAATGAACTGCATGAACAAGAACCATGGCTGTGCTCACATCTGCCGGGAGACACCCAAAGGGGGTATTGCCTGTGAATGCCGCCCTGGCTTCGAGCTCACCAAGAACCAACGGGACTGTAAAT TGACCTGCAACTATGGCAACGGTGGCTGCCAGCACACGTGCGACGACACGGAGCAGGGGCCCCGGTGCGGCTGCCACGTCAAGTTTGTGCTCCACACCGACGGGAAGACGTGCATCG AGACCTGTGCTGTCAACAACGGGGGCTGCGACAGCAAGTGCCACGATGCAGCGACGGGCGTCCACTGCAGCTGCCCTGTGGGCTTCATGCTGCAGCCAGACAGGAAGACCTGCAAAG ACATAGATGAGTGCCGCTTGAACAACGGGGGCTGTGACCACATTTGCCGCAACACAGTGGGCAGCTTCGAATGCAGCTGCAAGAAGGGCTATAAGCTTCTCATCAACGAGAGGAACTGCCAGG ATATAGATGAGTGTTCCTTTGATCGGACCTGTGACCACATCTGTGTGAACACGCCAGGGAGCTTCCAGTGCCTCTGCCGTCATGGCTACCTCCTGTATGGCGTCACCCACTGTGGGG ATGTGGATGAGTGCAGCATCAACCGGGGAGGCTGCCGCTTTGGCTGCGTCAACACTCCTGGCAGCTACCAGTGTACCTGCCCCGCAGGCCAGGGCCGGCTGCACTGGAACGGGAAAGACTGCACAG AGCCAGTGAAGTGTCAGAGTAGTCCTGGTGCCTCAAAAGCCATGCTCAGCTGCAACCGGTCTGGGAAGAAGGACACCTGTGCCCTGACCTGCCCATCCCGGGCCCGGTTTTTGCCAG AGTCTGAGAATGGCTTCACCGTGAGCTGTGGCATCCCCAGCCCCAGGGCTGCTCCAGCCCGAGCTAGCCATGCCGGGAACAGCACGAACTCCAACCACTGCCATG AGGCTGCAGTGCTGACGGTTAAACAGCGGGCTTCCTTCAAGATCAAAGACGCCAAGTGCCATTTGCACCTGCGAAACAAAGGCAAAACGGAAGAGACCAGTAGAATCACGGGGCCAG GTGGCGCCCCCTGCTCTGACTGCCAGGTCACCTTCATCCACCTCAAATGTGACTCCTCTCGGAAGGGCAAGGGCCGGCGGGCCCGGACCCCTCCAGGCAAGGAAGTCACTCGGCTCACTCTGGAACTGGAGGCAGAAGTCAGGGCCGAAGAGACCACAG CTGGCTGTGGGCTGCCCTGCCTCCGACAGCGGATGGAACGGCGGCTAAAAGGATCCCTGAAGATGCTTAGAAAGTCCATCAACCAGGACCGCTTCCTACTGCGCCTGGCAGGCCTCGATTATGAGTTGGCCCACAAGCCAGGCCCAGTAGCTGGGGAGCGAGTTGAACCAGTGGAGGCCTGTAGGCCTGGGCAGCACCGCTCTGGGGCCAAGTGTG TCAGCTGCCCGCAGGGAACGTATTACCACGGCCAGACGGAGCAGTGTGTGCCATGCCCAGCGGGCACCTTCCAGGAGAGAGAAGGGCAGCTTTCCTGCGACCTTTGCCCTGGGAGTGATGCCCACGGGCCTCTTGGAGCCACCAACGTCACCACATGTGCAG GTCAGTGCTCACCTGGCCAACACTCTGCAGATGGGTTCAAGCCCTGCCAGCCGTGCCCACgtggcacctaccaacctgaagCAGGACGGACCCTGTGCTTCCCATGCGGTGGGGGCCTCACCACTAAGCATGAGGGAGCCATCTCCTTCCAAGACTGTGACACCAAAG TCCAGTGCTCCCCTGGGCACTACTACAACACCAGCATCCACCGCTGTATCCGCTGTGCCATGGGCTCCTATCAGCCTGACTTCCGTCAGAACTTCTGCACCCGCTGTCCAGGAAACACAAGCACTGACTTTGATGGCTCTACCAGTGTGACCCAGTGCAAGA ATCGCCAGTGTGGTGGGGAGCTGGGTGAGTTCACTGGCTATATCGAGTCCCCCAACTACCCAGGCAACTACCCAGCTGGTGTGGAGTGCGTGTGGAACATCAACCCCCCACCCAAGCGCAAGATTCTTATCGTGGTACCCGAGATCTTCCTGCCATCTGAGGATGAGTGTGGGGACGTCCTCGTCATGAGAAAGAACT CCTCCCCATCCTCCATTACCACCTATGAGACCTGCCAGACCTACGAGCGCCCCATCGCCTTCACAGCCCGCTCCAGGAAGCTCTGGATCAACTTCAAGACAAGTGAAGCCAACAGTGCCCGTGGCTTCCAGATCCCCTATGTTACCTACGATG AGGACTACGAGCAGCTGGTAGAAGACATTGTTCGAGATGGCCGGCTCTATGCATCTGAAAACCACCAGGAAATTTTAAAG GACAAGAAGCTCATTAAGGCCTTCTTCGAGGTGTTGGCCCACCCCCAGAACTACTTCAAGTACACAGAAAAGCACAAGGAGATGCTGCCAAAATCCTTCATCAAGCTGCTCCGCTCCAAAGTTTCCAGCTTCCTAAGGCCCTACAAATAG
- the SCUBE3 gene encoding signal peptide, CUB and EGF-like domain-containing protein 3 isoform X1, with product MGSGRVPGLCLLVLLVHARAAQHSKAVQDVDECVEGTDNCHIDAICQNTPRSYKCICKSGYTGDGKHCKDVDECEREDNAGCVHDCVNIPGNYRCTCYDGFHLAHDGHNCLDVDECAEGNGGCQQSCVNMMGSYECHCREGFFLSDNQHTCIQRPEEGMNCMNKNHGCAHICRETPKGGIACECRPGFELTKNQRDCKLTCNYGNGGCQHTCDDTEQGPRCGCHVKFVLHTDGKTCIGERRLEQHVPPQAVSNETCAVNNGGCDSKCHDAATGVHCSCPVGFMLQPDRKTCKDIDECRLNNGGCDHICRNTVGSFECSCKKGYKLLINERNCQDIDECSFDRTCDHICVNTPGSFQCLCRHGYLLYGVTHCGDVDECSINRGGCRFGCVNTPGSYQCTCPAGQGRLHWNGKDCTEPVKCQSSPGASKAMLSCNRSGKKDTCALTCPSRARFLPESENGFTVSCGIPSPRAAPARASHAGNSTNSNHCHEAAVLTVKQRASFKIKDAKCHLHLRNKGKTEETSRITGPGGAPCSDCQVTFIHLKCDSSRKGKGRRARTPPGKEVTRLTLELEAEVRAEETTAGCGLPCLRQRMERRLKGSLKMLRKSINQDRFLLRLAGLDYELAHKPGPVAGERVEPVEACRPGQHRSGAKCVSCPQGTYYHGQTEQCVPCPAGTFQEREGQLSCDLCPGSDAHGPLGATNVTTCAGQCSPGQHSADGFKPCQPCPRGTYQPEAGRTLCFPCGGGLTTKHEGAISFQDCDTKVQCSPGHYYNTSIHRCIRCAMGSYQPDFRQNFCTRCPGNTSTDFDGSTSVTQCKNRQCGGELGEFTGYIESPNYPGNYPAGVECVWNINPPPKRKILIVVPEIFLPSEDECGDVLVMRKNSSPSSITTYETCQTYERPIAFTARSRKLWINFKTSEANSARGFQIPYVTYDEDYEQLVEDIVRDGRLYASENHQEILKDKKLIKAFFEVLAHPQNYFKYTEKHKEMLPKSFIKLLRSKVSSFLRPYK from the exons ATGTGGACGAGTGTGTGGAAGGGACCGACAACTGCCACATCGACGCCATCTGCCAGAACACCCCACGGTCGTACAAGTGCATCTGCAAGTCTGGCTACACGGGGGACGGTAAACACTGCAAAG ATGTGGATGAGTGCGAACGGGAGGATAATGCAGGTTGTGTGCATGACTGTGTCAACATCCCTGGCAATTACCGATGCACCTGCTATGATGGATTCCACCTGGCACATGATGGACACAACTGTCTGG ATGTGGACGAGTGTGCCGAGGGCAACGGCGGCTGTCAGCAAAGCTGTGTCAACATGATGGGCAGCTACGAGTGCCACTGCCGGGAGGGCTTCTTCCTCAGCGACAACCAGCACACCTGCATCCAGCGGCCGGAAG AAGGAATGAACTGCATGAACAAGAACCATGGCTGTGCTCACATCTGCCGGGAGACACCCAAAGGGGGTATTGCCTGTGAATGCCGCCCTGGCTTCGAGCTCACCAAGAACCAACGGGACTGTAAAT TGACCTGCAACTATGGCAACGGTGGCTGCCAGCACACGTGCGACGACACGGAGCAGGGGCCCCGGTGCGGCTGCCACGTCAAGTTTGTGCTCCACACCGACGGGAAGACGTGCATCG GGGAAAGGCGGCTAGAGCAGCACGTCCCCCCTCAGGCCGTTTCTAATG AGACCTGTGCTGTCAACAACGGGGGCTGCGACAGCAAGTGCCACGATGCAGCGACGGGCGTCCACTGCAGCTGCCCTGTGGGCTTCATGCTGCAGCCAGACAGGAAGACCTGCAAAG ACATAGATGAGTGCCGCTTGAACAACGGGGGCTGTGACCACATTTGCCGCAACACAGTGGGCAGCTTCGAATGCAGCTGCAAGAAGGGCTATAAGCTTCTCATCAACGAGAGGAACTGCCAGG ATATAGATGAGTGTTCCTTTGATCGGACCTGTGACCACATCTGTGTGAACACGCCAGGGAGCTTCCAGTGCCTCTGCCGTCATGGCTACCTCCTGTATGGCGTCACCCACTGTGGGG ATGTGGATGAGTGCAGCATCAACCGGGGAGGCTGCCGCTTTGGCTGCGTCAACACTCCTGGCAGCTACCAGTGTACCTGCCCCGCAGGCCAGGGCCGGCTGCACTGGAACGGGAAAGACTGCACAG AGCCAGTGAAGTGTCAGAGTAGTCCTGGTGCCTCAAAAGCCATGCTCAGCTGCAACCGGTCTGGGAAGAAGGACACCTGTGCCCTGACCTGCCCATCCCGGGCCCGGTTTTTGCCAG AGTCTGAGAATGGCTTCACCGTGAGCTGTGGCATCCCCAGCCCCAGGGCTGCTCCAGCCCGAGCTAGCCATGCCGGGAACAGCACGAACTCCAACCACTGCCATG AGGCTGCAGTGCTGACGGTTAAACAGCGGGCTTCCTTCAAGATCAAAGACGCCAAGTGCCATTTGCACCTGCGAAACAAAGGCAAAACGGAAGAGACCAGTAGAATCACGGGGCCAG GTGGCGCCCCCTGCTCTGACTGCCAGGTCACCTTCATCCACCTCAAATGTGACTCCTCTCGGAAGGGCAAGGGCCGGCGGGCCCGGACCCCTCCAGGCAAGGAAGTCACTCGGCTCACTCTGGAACTGGAGGCAGAAGTCAGGGCCGAAGAGACCACAG CTGGCTGTGGGCTGCCCTGCCTCCGACAGCGGATGGAACGGCGGCTAAAAGGATCCCTGAAGATGCTTAGAAAGTCCATCAACCAGGACCGCTTCCTACTGCGCCTGGCAGGCCTCGATTATGAGTTGGCCCACAAGCCAGGCCCAGTAGCTGGGGAGCGAGTTGAACCAGTGGAGGCCTGTAGGCCTGGGCAGCACCGCTCTGGGGCCAAGTGTG TCAGCTGCCCGCAGGGAACGTATTACCACGGCCAGACGGAGCAGTGTGTGCCATGCCCAGCGGGCACCTTCCAGGAGAGAGAAGGGCAGCTTTCCTGCGACCTTTGCCCTGGGAGTGATGCCCACGGGCCTCTTGGAGCCACCAACGTCACCACATGTGCAG GTCAGTGCTCACCTGGCCAACACTCTGCAGATGGGTTCAAGCCCTGCCAGCCGTGCCCACgtggcacctaccaacctgaagCAGGACGGACCCTGTGCTTCCCATGCGGTGGGGGCCTCACCACTAAGCATGAGGGAGCCATCTCCTTCCAAGACTGTGACACCAAAG TCCAGTGCTCCCCTGGGCACTACTACAACACCAGCATCCACCGCTGTATCCGCTGTGCCATGGGCTCCTATCAGCCTGACTTCCGTCAGAACTTCTGCACCCGCTGTCCAGGAAACACAAGCACTGACTTTGATGGCTCTACCAGTGTGACCCAGTGCAAGA ATCGCCAGTGTGGTGGGGAGCTGGGTGAGTTCACTGGCTATATCGAGTCCCCCAACTACCCAGGCAACTACCCAGCTGGTGTGGAGTGCGTGTGGAACATCAACCCCCCACCCAAGCGCAAGATTCTTATCGTGGTACCCGAGATCTTCCTGCCATCTGAGGATGAGTGTGGGGACGTCCTCGTCATGAGAAAGAACT CCTCCCCATCCTCCATTACCACCTATGAGACCTGCCAGACCTACGAGCGCCCCATCGCCTTCACAGCCCGCTCCAGGAAGCTCTGGATCAACTTCAAGACAAGTGAAGCCAACAGTGCCCGTGGCTTCCAGATCCCCTATGTTACCTACGATG AGGACTACGAGCAGCTGGTAGAAGACATTGTTCGAGATGGCCGGCTCTATGCATCTGAAAACCACCAGGAAATTTTAAAG GACAAGAAGCTCATTAAGGCCTTCTTCGAGGTGTTGGCCCACCCCCAGAACTACTTCAAGTACACAGAAAAGCACAAGGAGATGCTGCCAAAATCCTTCATCAAGCTGCTCCGCTCCAAAGTTTCCAGCTTCCTAAGGCCCTACAAATAG